Genomic segment of Geminocystis herdmanii PCC 6308:
CAGCTATAGCTGGGTCTGTATCGGCTAAAAATTCTAAGTTAGTCTGACTCACGTTAATTTAATTTTTCATATAAATATACTTTTTCTATGATAATCGATTCTTGGTTCATCCTCGATGAAATTTGGCGATCGTCTTGATTGTAGCCTGTGTGTACCACGTGTATGCACTATGATTTATTTGATTTTTGGATTACCTTGATTTTTTTGTTTAAATGATTTGTTCGTTAACCTTTTAAATTGCAATGATTTTGCACCGAAGTTGATGAGTAAACCTACTTCGAGATCATACGCTTCGAGATAGTTAATGGCTTGGGCAAGATGCACATCTTGTAATTCAATAGTTGCCTTTAATTCCACCGAAACAACTTCTTCAACCAAAAAATCGACTCTTCTGGTGCCGATTTGATGTTTTTTGTAGTAAATAGGCATTTCGTGTTCTCGAGAAAATGGTATTCCTTGCAAATCCATTTCAATTTTCAAAGCTCTTTGATAAATAACTTCCTGAAATCCATTGCCCAATTCAGAATGCACCGTCATTGCACATCCTATAATTTTAGAAGTCAGATCAGAATATTTATATTTTTCATTAATCATAATAATCCTTTAATCATAAAAATCATAGTCCAGACAATTTCCCAACCCTAATTTTGAGGACTTCCACAATGATAACAATAGGGCATCAGTTTATAGGTTAAATTATGACAATTTGCACACTCTATATATTGATAATAACCACAATGAGGACAATGTTGATGATTATTATTAATTTTTTTACCACAATTTAAACAACGAGATTTTTCGATTCTTTTACTAGCTTGACTTTTAGGATTAAAAACAACTTGTTGAAAAAATTTGATAATACCAAAACCAATAACAGGAATTAATAATATATAAATATAACTAATTAAAAATAATAATCCTCCAAAAATAACCGT
This window contains:
- a CDS encoding GxxExxY protein — translated: MINEKYKYSDLTSKIIGCAMTVHSELGNGFQEVIYQRALKIEMDLQGIPFSREHEMPIYYKKHQIGTRRVDFLVEEVVSVELKATIELQDVHLAQAINYLEAYDLEVGLLINFGAKSLQFKRLTNKSFKQKNQGNPKIK